The following proteins are encoded in a genomic region of Gossypium hirsutum isolate 1008001.06 chromosome D05, Gossypium_hirsutum_v2.1, whole genome shotgun sequence:
- the LOC107906502 gene encoding uncharacterized protein, giving the protein MEESVSKVPPSLRLGSFKSSLSGRSTPKSSPTFRRLHSSRTPRREATSGAGGIQWFRSNRLVYWLLLITLWAYLGFYVQSRWAHGHKKEEFLGFTGDPRNKLLDAEKNARRDLLADDSLVAVNTGTNKTQVSSDRKFNVILAKKGNEVSSRKNRSKRARRNLHKMRGKPKEKMNNEISDTEDQEQEILLTNSTYRLLVGPFGSVEDRVLEWSPEKRSGTCDRKGHFARLVWSRRLVLVFHELSMTGAPISMMELATELLSCGATVSAVVLSKKGGLASELARRRIKVLEDGADLSFKTAMKADLVIAGSAVCASWIDQYIAHFPAGGSQIAWWIMENRREYFDRSKLVLHRVKMLIFLSELQSKQWLTWCLEENIKLRSQPALVPLAVNDELAFVAGIPCSLNTPSSSPEKMLEKRQLLRDAVRKEMGLKDNDMLVMSLSSINAGKGQLFLLEAAHLFIDQYPLQTGSEVKKSLDIRHDHSTLGVKHHLRGLVLKSSNGDLSSRDLRTRNSHRRKMLFDSQGTEEQALKVLIGSVGSKSNKISYVKEILRFLSQHAKLSESVLWTPTTTRLASLYSAADVYVMNSQGLGETFGRVTVEAMAFGLPVLGTDAGGTKEIVDHNVTGLLHPMGHPGTQVLAENLRFLLKNPSARKQMGMEGRKKVERNYLKKHMYKRFVEVLTRCMRSR; this is encoded by the exons ATGGAGGAAAGTGTCAGCAAGGTACCACCGTCACTAAGGCTAGGGAGCTTTAAGTCCAGTCTTTCTGGAAGATCTACTCCAAAGAGTTCTCCTACATTTCGGCGACTGCATTCAAGCCGAACTCCAAGAAGAGAAGCAACAAGTGGAGCTGGTGGCATTCAATGGTTTAGGAGCAATCGATTAGTTTATTGGTTGCTTTTGATTACTCTTTGGGCTTACCTTGGATTTTATGTACAATCCAGGTGGGCTCATGGTCATAAAAAGGAGGAATTTTTGGGCTTCACTGGTGATCCAAGAAATAAACTTTTGGATGCTGAAAAGAATGCACGACGAGATTTGCTTGCTGATGACAGTTTGGTAGCAGTGAATACTGGAACTAATAAAACTCAGGTGTCTAGTGATAGAAAGTTTAATGTGATTTTGGCCAAGAAAGGGAATGAAGTCTCATCAAGGAAGAACAGGAGTAAAAGAGCAAGGCGTAATTTGCACAAGATGCGTGGTAAACCGAAGGAAAAAATGAACAATGAAATTAGTGACACCGAGGATCAAGAACAGGAAATTCTACTTACAAATTCTACTTACAGATTGCTTGTTGGTCCATTTGGATCAGTGGAGGACAGAGTTCTGGAGTGGAGTCCTGAAAAGCGGTCTGGAACATGTGATAGGAAGGGGCATTTTGCACGCCTTGTTTGGTCCAGAAGGTTAGTGTTGGTATTTCATGAACTCTCAATGACTGGGGCTCCGATTTCAATGATGGAGTTGGCAACAGAGCTCTTGAGCTGTGGAGCCACTGTATCTGCTGTTGTTCTGAGTAAGAAAGGAGGACTTGCGTCCGAGCTTGCAAGGAGAAGGATCAAAGTGCTTGAAGACGGAGCAGACCTTAGCTTCAAAACTGCAATGAAGGCAGACCTTGTGATTGCAGGGTCAGCAGTCTGTGCATCATGGATAG ATCAATATATTGCACATTTTCCCGCTGGAGGAAGTCAAATTGCTTGGTGGATCATGGAAAATAGAAGAGAATACTTTGATCGGTCAAAGCTTGTTCTACACCGGGTGAAAATGCTTATTTTCTTATCTGAATTGCAGAGTAAACAGTGGCTTACCTGGTGTCTAGAAGAAAATATTAAGCTGAGATCTCAGCCTGCTCTTGTTCCACTTGCTGTTAATGATGAGCTGGCTTTTGTAGCTGGCATTCCTTGTTCTTTAAATACTCCATCTTCCAGTCCAGAAAAGATGCTAGAGAAAAGGCAGTTGTTGCGTGATGCAGTAAGAAAAGAGATGGGTTTGAAAGATAATGATATGCTTGTGATGTCCCTAAGTAGCATAAATGCTGGAAAGGGCCAGCTCTTCCTTCTTGAGGCAGCACACCTCTTCATCGATCAGTATCCTTTGCAAACTGGTTCTGAAGTTAAAAAATCATTGGATATCAGGCATGATCATTCTACCTTGGGTGTAAAGCATCATTTAAGGGGTTTGGTTTTGAAGTCAAGCAACGGTGATTTATCTTCTAGAGATTTGCGGACCAGAAACAGTCACAGAAGGAAGATGCTGTTTGATAGCCAAGGAACAGAAGAACAAGCTCTTAAAGTTCTTATTGGTTCTGTTGGATCTAAGAGCAATAAGATATCTTATGTTAAAGAAATTCTTAGATTTTTGTCTCAGCATGCAAAGTTGTCAGAGTCTGTACTCTGGACTCCTACAACTACACGTCTTGCTTCTCTATATTCAGCAGCAGATGTTTACGTCATGAACTCCCAG GGACTAGGAGAAACATTTGGGAGAGTGACTGTTGAAGCAATGGCATTTGGTCTTCCG GTGTTAGGGACTGATGCTGGAGGCACAAAAGAGATAGTTGATCACAATGTGACAGGGCTTTTGCACCCTATGGGTCACCCAGGGACCCAAGTTCTTGCCGAAAATCTCCGGTTTTTGCTCAAAAATCCGTCTGCAAGGAAACAAATGGGGATGGAAGGAAGAAAGAAGGTAGAAAGAAATTATCTAAAGAAGCACATGTACAAGAGATTTGTAGAGGTTCTGACCAGGTGTATGAGAAGCCGATAG